One Pseudodesulfovibrio cashew DNA window includes the following coding sequences:
- a CDS encoding C-GCAxxG-C-C family (seleno)protein, with protein MSEYIRKRVEELFGGGQLYCAETVLGLIAEAGGREAKDVVPLATGFCSGAARTCGQCGAVSGAIMGIGLFAGRSEPGGDYEPCYALVQEFLSRFNAAFGSINCLELTGCDFASEADRERFKEERIVVKCFNYAVTAVDMALTLLREEGYLPEREDFIRSRLAPCGLSCGSCLAFAGGPIQRHAKALQALLGENFAAYAKRFEGMNPVFENYSQFEVLLGFLGQGSCSGCREQGCLFLQCKVPACCREHRVDYCHQCEEFPCDVHGMPEGLAERWRINNEKMRELGVATWYQGCCVRPRYP; from the coding sequence ATCCGGAAAAGAGTTGAGGAGCTGTTCGGCGGCGGACAGTTGTATTGCGCCGAAACGGTGCTGGGGCTCATCGCGGAGGCAGGAGGCAGGGAGGCCAAGGACGTCGTGCCTCTGGCCACCGGATTCTGCAGTGGCGCGGCAAGGACCTGCGGTCAATGCGGGGCCGTGTCCGGCGCGATCATGGGCATCGGGCTCTTTGCCGGACGAAGCGAGCCGGGCGGCGATTACGAACCATGCTATGCCCTGGTGCAGGAGTTCCTGTCGCGCTTCAATGCGGCGTTCGGGTCCATCAACTGCCTGGAACTGACCGGGTGCGACTTCGCCTCCGAAGCGGACCGGGAGCGGTTCAAGGAAGAGCGGATCGTGGTCAAGTGCTTCAACTACGCCGTGACCGCCGTCGACATGGCGCTCACCCTGTTGCGGGAGGAAGGCTACCTGCCGGAACGGGAGGATTTCATTCGCTCCAGGCTGGCCCCTTGCGGCCTGTCCTGCGGAAGCTGCCTCGCCTTTGCAGGTGGGCCTATCCAGCGGCATGCCAAGGCGCTGCAAGCATTGCTGGGCGAGAATTTCGCTGCCTATGCCAAGCGCTTTGAGGGTATGAATCCGGTTTTTGAGAACTACAGTCAGTTCGAGGTGTTGCTGGGTTTCCTCGGCCAGGGAAGCTGCTCCGGCTGCCGCGAGCAGGGGTGTCTGTTCCTCCAGTGCAAGGTCCCGGCATGCTGCCGCGAGCACAGGGTGGACTATTGTCACCAGTGCGAGGAATTCCCCTGTGATGTTCACGGCATGCCCGAAGGCCTTGCCGAGCGCTGGCGGATCAATAATGAAAAGATGCGGGAACTGGGCGTTGCGACGTGGTACCAAGGGTGTTGCGTCAGGCCGCGATATCCCTGA